In a genomic window of Pedobacter sp. KBS0701:
- a CDS encoding zinc-binding alcohol dehydrogenase family protein, with protein sequence MKAAVMYKKGELPQYVDFEEPVAQNDQEILVRVKAVAIKHLDKGKAAGTHYSSDAPKATGRVIGGDGVCLLEDGTRVYGMGVSGMLAEKAIIEKRRMVKLPEGLSDTTAAALANAVIGSAMALRFKAAIQPGDVVLINGATGFTGMVAVQIAKHYGAAKVIATGRNVQLLQNLLKLGADEIIGITTDNSAFLSQVKQRHQEKPIDVIIDYLWGCTAELLLSSLMGQGAFTNKVRFVSVGSMAGDLIQLSAANLRSVDLQLTGSGLGSWSKEQVGLLFTEILPQMFQLAADGKLKVETTEVKLADISGLWNLEVADGKRLVVMI encoded by the coding sequence ATGAAAGCAGCAGTAATGTATAAGAAAGGGGAATTACCCCAATATGTAGATTTTGAAGAACCAGTAGCCCAAAACGATCAGGAAATATTGGTGCGTGTAAAGGCCGTTGCCATTAAACATTTGGATAAAGGCAAAGCAGCAGGCACGCATTATTCAAGCGATGCACCAAAAGCAACAGGTCGTGTGATCGGTGGAGATGGCGTATGCCTGCTCGAAGATGGCACACGGGTTTATGGGATGGGCGTAAGTGGAATGCTGGCAGAAAAAGCAATTATAGAAAAGCGCAGGATGGTGAAATTACCTGAAGGTTTAAGTGATACTACGGCCGCCGCATTGGCCAATGCCGTTATTGGCTCGGCCATGGCCTTAAGGTTTAAGGCGGCTATCCAGCCTGGAGACGTGGTGTTAATTAATGGCGCAACTGGTTTTACTGGAATGGTAGCCGTGCAGATTGCGAAACATTATGGCGCAGCAAAAGTAATTGCAACAGGCAGGAATGTACAATTGCTTCAAAATTTATTAAAACTTGGTGCAGACGAAATCATCGGGATTACCACCGATAATTCAGCATTTTTATCGCAGGTGAAACAGCGCCATCAGGAAAAACCAATAGATGTAATTATTGATTACCTCTGGGGCTGTACCGCTGAACTGTTGTTATCCAGTTTAATGGGGCAGGGGGCATTTACCAATAAAGTGAGGTTTGTTTCTGTAGGTAGTATGGCCGGCGATCTGATCCAGCTGTCGGCTGCTAATTTAAGAAGCGTAGATCTGCAGCTCACAGGCTCTGGCCTGGGCAGTTGGAGCAAAGAACAGGTTGGACTGTTATTTACTGAAATATTGCCCCAAATGTTTCAGCTAGCAGCAGATGGTAAATTGAAGGTAGAAACTACAGAGGTTAAGCTAGCAGATATTTCCGGTCTTTGGAACCTTGAGGTTGCTGATGGTAAACGTTTAGTGGTAATGATATAG
- a CDS encoding Crp/Fnr family transcriptional regulator, which translates to MLFHFKDKFPQLNPYWDKYLEFQERMEVPAKTILLEEGKISHHYFYVEKGCVRAALNKQGDDKTVQFFFEKEGLTSLESFLKNTPSLFTIETIEPSVIYLLHKTKVKALMTELREVPGFADVILNILAERQMHYMNEFVSFIRDTPEERYQKLLQERPHIVQRVPQHYIASYLGVTRVHLSRIKSALLKKGNR; encoded by the coding sequence ATGCTTTTCCATTTTAAAGATAAATTTCCTCAGTTAAATCCTTATTGGGATAAATATCTGGAATTTCAGGAGCGCATGGAGGTTCCGGCAAAAACCATTTTATTGGAAGAGGGTAAAATATCCCATCATTATTTTTATGTAGAAAAAGGTTGTGTGCGGGCCGCATTAAATAAACAGGGAGATGATAAAACTGTTCAGTTTTTCTTTGAAAAAGAAGGTTTAACTTCCTTGGAAAGTTTTCTGAAGAATACACCCAGCCTGTTCACCATCGAAACGATCGAGCCTTCGGTTATTTATTTGCTGCATAAAACAAAAGTCAAAGCTTTAATGACTGAGCTGCGTGAGGTGCCCGGATTTGCGGATGTTATCTTAAATATTCTGGCCGAGAGACAGATGCATTATATGAATGAATTTGTATCCTTCATCAGAGATACGCCCGAAGAACGTTATCAAAAGCTCTTACAGGAAAGGCCTCATATTGTACAGCGCGTTCCTCAACATTATATTGCCTCTTATCTGGGTGTAACCCGTGTACACTTAAGCCGTATAAAAAGCGCCCTGCTTAAAAAAGGCAATCGGTAA
- a CDS encoding ABC transporter ATP-binding protein encodes MKILLKYLRPHRNLIILSLLLAAAAQLLNLLDPIIFGKIIDDYSTNKHHLSEHQLISEVFYWLLIALAIALVARLCRSIQEFTTRKAVARFGMNIFNDGLKQTLRLSFQEFEESRSGTTLSVLQKVKTDAERFINAFINILFSSLVGIGFLLWYSLNKNWLLVPVFFIGVLVLGSLTGLLSKKIKAIQRSINRQADRQAGVITESLRNIELVKSLGLTFAEIRRLNVQTLKIFDLEMLKARKVSTLSFLQGNLLNLLKQSVLFILLWLIFRKILSTGELIAMQFISTAIFTPLQDLGNMIILYREADASLKTFDNLMQKPIETRPEDAVELNALNRLEFKNVVFRHKTAGYNAIDDISFEIQNGETVAFVGPSGSGKSTLVKLLVGLYLPVDGEILFNKTSSKRIRYNPLRRQIGFVTQDTQLYAGSIRENMRFVNPTASEEEIVEALQKASATALVAKAAQGIDTVLGENGMKLSGGEKQRISIARALLRKPRLLIFDEATSALDSLTEEEISATIREISDRREQMTILIAHRLSTIMHADKIYVLEKGKVSETGSHNELLEKKGLYYSMWRQQIGERR; translated from the coding sequence ATGAAAATACTTTTAAAATACCTGAGGCCACACCGGAATCTCATTATACTATCGCTTTTACTGGCCGCTGCAGCACAGCTTTTAAACCTGCTCGATCCCATTATTTTTGGAAAGATTATAGACGATTATTCTACCAACAAACATCACTTGAGCGAACACCAACTTATTAGCGAAGTTTTCTACTGGCTGCTCATTGCGCTAGCCATTGCACTGGTGGCCAGGCTTTGCCGCTCCATACAGGAATTTACAACCAGGAAGGCTGTGGCTCGTTTTGGCATGAATATTTTTAATGATGGCCTCAAACAAACGCTCCGCCTCTCGTTTCAGGAATTTGAAGAAAGCCGCAGCGGAACAACCTTATCGGTGCTTCAAAAAGTAAAAACGGATGCAGAACGTTTTATCAATGCGTTTATCAATATCCTTTTTTCATCGCTTGTGGGAATTGGATTTTTATTGTGGTACAGCCTGAACAAGAACTGGCTTTTGGTACCTGTATTTTTTATTGGAGTATTGGTACTAGGCTCTCTAACCGGCCTGCTATCTAAAAAAATAAAAGCTATCCAACGGTCTATTAACCGACAGGCTGATAGGCAGGCCGGCGTAATTACCGAGAGCCTGCGCAACATCGAATTGGTAAAAAGTTTAGGTTTAACCTTTGCCGAGATCAGAAGATTGAATGTACAGACCCTGAAAATTTTTGATCTCGAAATGCTAAAAGCCCGAAAAGTGAGCACACTCTCTTTTTTACAGGGCAATCTGCTCAACTTGCTAAAGCAATCGGTGCTTTTTATCCTGCTATGGCTGATTTTCAGAAAAATATTAAGTACAGGAGAACTGATTGCAATGCAGTTTATCTCCACGGCGATCTTTACGCCGCTTCAGGACCTGGGCAACATGATCATTCTGTACCGGGAAGCAGATGCCTCGCTTAAAACATTCGACAACCTGATGCAAAAACCGATAGAAACCCGTCCGGAGGATGCCGTAGAGCTTAATGCACTTAACAGGCTCGAATTCAAAAATGTAGTTTTCAGACATAAAACTGCTGGTTACAATGCTATTGATGATATTTCCTTCGAAATCCAAAATGGTGAGACGGTGGCATTTGTAGGTCCTTCGGGTTCTGGCAAATCGACCCTTGTTAAATTGTTAGTGGGACTTTATCTTCCAGTTGATGGTGAAATCCTCTTCAACAAAACCAGTTCCAAACGCATACGTTACAACCCATTAAGGAGACAGATCGGTTTCGTTACACAGGATACCCAGCTTTATGCAGGTTCAATCAGGGAAAACATGCGTTTTGTTAATCCTACAGCCAGTGAAGAAGAGATTGTGGAAGCATTACAAAAGGCCTCAGCTACAGCACTTGTTGCCAAAGCAGCTCAGGGAATCGACACCGTATTGGGTGAAAATGGCATGAAACTATCAGGTGGCGAAAAACAACGGATTTCGATCGCCAGGGCCTTATTGAGAAAACCAAGGTTGTTGATCTTTGACGAAGCAACTTCCGCGCTCGATTCGCTTACTGAAGAAGAAATTTCTGCAACGATAAGAGAGATTTCAGACAGAAGGGAACAGATGACCATTCTGATTGCCCACCGTTTATCAACCATTATGCATGCCGATAAAATCTATGTGCTGGAAAAAGGAAAGGTATCTGAAACGGGCAGCCATAACGAGTTGCTCGAAAAGAAGGGACTTTATTATTCTATGTGGCGGCAGCAGATTGGCGAACGGAGGTAA
- a CDS encoding peroxiredoxin family protein translates to MKKIILFLSLIVAFSLQVKAQKGLKEGDKAPIFTAIDQNGKSVSLKDALKKHRSVVLFFYRGQWCPYCNKHIKELQDSLNLLSAKDAYVIGVTPETKENIDKTIKKTKAGFSIVQDKDDEIMKAYGVNFMMDEATFTKYMGYGINLEDNNGNTRHTLPVPATYIIDRSGKIKYVHFDPNYQKRASVKLLLSKL, encoded by the coding sequence ATGAAAAAAATTATACTATTTCTAAGCTTAATTGTTGCTTTTTCGTTACAGGTAAAAGCTCAAAAAGGATTAAAAGAAGGAGATAAGGCCCCAATATTTACCGCGATCGATCAAAATGGTAAAAGCGTAAGTTTGAAGGATGCACTTAAAAAGCACCGTTCTGTTGTACTGTTTTTTTACCGCGGGCAGTGGTGCCCGTATTGCAATAAACACATCAAAGAACTTCAGGATTCTTTAAACCTGCTGAGTGCCAAAGATGCTTATGTAATTGGTGTTACACCTGAAACCAAAGAAAACATTGATAAAACCATTAAAAAGACCAAAGCAGGCTTTTCGATTGTGCAGGATAAAGATGATGAGATTATGAAAGCTTACGGGGTAAATTTTATGATGGATGAAGCAACTTTTACCAAATACATGGGCTATGGGATAAATTTAGAGGATAATAACGGTAATACACGTCATACTTTACCCGTTCCTGCAACCTATATTATTGATCGTTCTGGTAAAATTAAATATGTTCATTTCGATCCCAATTACCAAAAAAGAGCCTCGGTAAAACTTTTACTTTCGAAACTTTAG
- a CDS encoding zf-HC2 domain-containing protein encodes MKSALKNIIYNCKQATFLIEKKLAGKITAAETLQLHIHLAGCSVCKIYQQQSILINQVFVGLNKEDFKLDEAFKKTLKENIEKEINKN; translated from the coding sequence ATGAAAAGCGCACTGAAAAACATCATTTATAATTGCAAGCAGGCTACTTTTCTGATCGAAAAAAAGCTTGCAGGAAAAATTACCGCTGCCGAAACCCTGCAATTGCATATCCATTTGGCCGGTTGCTCCGTTTGTAAAATCTATCAGCAACAAAGTATATTGATTAACCAGGTGTTTGTGGGGCTTAATAAGGAGGATTTTAAACTCGACGAAGCCTTTAAAAAAACACTGAAAGAAAATATTGAAAAAGAAATAAATAAAAATTGA
- a CDS encoding sigma-70 family RNA polymerase sigma factor, protein MQNDTGQDIKAEKLHLDPLSWVEKYADYLYGFAMSRLRDEEVAKDLVQDTFLAGLKQAERFKGNSNEKTWLTAILKNKIADFYRKRSSGGLKEIKEKDAVQEQQDFFDADTGHWNEKYRPQAFGLEVDNPLLMKELGAILNECLSKLPGLWFSVFSMKHLDDLASELICAELKLTSANFWVIMHRTKLNLRACLQKNWN, encoded by the coding sequence ATGCAAAACGATACTGGCCAGGATATAAAGGCCGAAAAACTTCATTTAGATCCACTGAGCTGGGTTGAAAAATATGCTGATTACCTGTATGGGTTTGCCATGTCGAGGCTGCGGGATGAAGAAGTGGCTAAAGATCTGGTGCAAGATACTTTTTTGGCCGGTTTGAAACAAGCGGAGCGTTTTAAGGGAAATAGTAACGAGAAAACCTGGCTCACTGCCATTTTAAAAAATAAGATTGCTGATTTTTATCGAAAACGTTCTTCAGGTGGCCTGAAAGAGATAAAAGAAAAGGATGCTGTGCAGGAACAGCAGGATTTTTTTGATGCAGACACTGGCCATTGGAATGAAAAATACCGTCCGCAGGCATTTGGATTAGAGGTAGATAATCCCTTGCTGATGAAAGAACTGGGGGCAATACTGAATGAATGCTTAAGCAAGCTTCCTGGATTGTGGTTTTCGGTGTTTTCGATGAAACATCTGGACGATCTTGCCTCAGAACTGATCTGTGCCGAACTTAAACTTACGTCGGCTAATTTTTGGGTAATTATGCACCGTACGAAACTTAACCTGAGGGCCTGCCTTCAAAAAAACTGGAACTGA
- a CDS encoding thioredoxin family protein, with protein MIRKIALPLLLISVISIAFTADLSTTPKSTDTGFAVVELFTSEGCSSCPPADALLAEIEKENSKKPIYLLAFHVDYWDRLGWKDSFSSAKFSARQNQYANWLNLKTVYTPQAVVNGSMEFIGSDEKILLNSINTMLAKPSTDHLQISLGKTDKHNLILNYNTNQQTNGYVLAVALVTQKASNKVLKGENKGRTFSHVQIVRQFDTFQLQGKTNGSVNVQVDQSNGEISSELIAFLQNTKTGKITAASKLNTLLDSQLSNKSK; from the coding sequence ATGATCAGAAAAATAGCGTTGCCACTGTTGTTAATAAGCGTTATTAGCATTGCTTTTACCGCAGACCTTAGCACTACACCAAAATCGACTGATACCGGTTTTGCAGTTGTGGAGCTTTTTACTTCTGAAGGCTGCTCAAGCTGTCCACCGGCCGATGCATTACTGGCTGAGATTGAAAAGGAAAACTCCAAAAAACCTATTTATCTGCTTGCTTTCCATGTTGATTATTGGGACAGGCTGGGTTGGAAAGACAGCTTTAGCAGCGCAAAATTTTCTGCCCGACAGAATCAATACGCTAATTGGCTCAACCTTAAAACGGTATATACTCCTCAGGCAGTGGTAAACGGAAGTATGGAATTTATCGGTTCGGATGAAAAAATTTTGCTGAACAGTATCAATACAATGCTTGCAAAACCATCAACAGATCATTTACAAATCTCATTAGGGAAAACCGACAAGCACAACCTTATTTTAAATTATAATACCAATCAGCAAACCAATGGTTATGTGCTTGCAGTTGCTTTGGTAACGCAAAAAGCAAGCAATAAAGTTTTAAAAGGTGAAAACAAAGGCAGAACATTTAGCCATGTTCAGATTGTACGGCAGTTCGACACTTTTCAGCTGCAGGGAAAAACCAACGGATCGGTAAATGTGCAGGTAGATCAATCAAACGGAGAAATTTCCTCAGAACTGATCGCTTTTTTACAAAACACCAAAACGGGTAAAATTACCGCAGCATCAAAACTAAATACATTGTTAGATAGCCAATTAAGCAATAAATCCAAATGA
- a CDS encoding cytochrome b/b6 domain-containing protein — MKVIKEKHSFLMRWTHWVNFPVLAIMIWSGLFIYWANDAYGISIFGFTLIKFFPEWFYDYFHIPQRLAEGMAFHFLFMWFFFINGLLYIIYTVFSGAWRELLLNKNSFKEAWLVLLHDLHIRKTVPPQKKYNAAQRIAYTAIIFMGLGSVITGLAIYKPVQFYWICWLCGGYHFARILHFALTIGYVFFFLIHIVQVALAGWNNFRAVIAGFEVVEDQARPKVQELTIETEDKDENKS, encoded by the coding sequence ATGAAAGTAATCAAAGAAAAACATTCGTTTTTAATGCGGTGGACACATTGGGTAAATTTCCCTGTACTGGCCATTATGATCTGGAGCGGATTGTTCATTTATTGGGCCAACGATGCTTATGGCATTTCCATTTTCGGGTTTACGCTTATTAAATTTTTCCCCGAATGGTTTTATGATTATTTCCATATTCCACAGCGTTTGGCCGAAGGAATGGCCTTTCATTTTCTGTTCATGTGGTTCTTTTTCATCAACGGACTGCTCTATATAATTTATACCGTTTTCTCTGGCGCATGGCGTGAACTTTTGCTTAATAAAAACTCGTTTAAAGAAGCCTGGCTGGTGTTGCTACACGATCTTCATATCCGTAAAACGGTTCCCCCGCAAAAGAAATACAATGCCGCGCAGCGGATAGCCTATACTGCCATTATTTTTATGGGCTTAGGCTCAGTGATTACAGGATTAGCCATTTACAAACCCGTACAATTTTACTGGATCTGCTGGTTATGTGGTGGGTATCATTTTGCCCGTATCCTTCATTTCGCATTAACGATAGGCTATGTATTTTTCTTTCTGATCCACATTGTTCAGGTGGCGCTGGCCGGCTGGAATAATTTTAGGGCTGTAATTGCCGGATTTGAAGTGGTGGAAGATCAAGCTCGGCCAAAAGTTCAGGAATTAACGATTGAAACTGAAGATAAAGATGAAAACAAATCATAA
- a CDS encoding molybdopterin-dependent oxidoreductase has product MKTNHKKTAKIPLTVDQKIKRRTFISFGTFLALGSGAFVGWKWLLNAPEETAGITAVARAPLRRALNKTELFFRNFFSNKHLVKTYPVERAAKSPRINSLIGIEDDEDFDIAAWKLQVKLNNQKNRYITIEEIKALPKTEIVYDFKCVEGWDEIQHWAGVKLSDFLTHFQLENEAEKQYMGLETPNGAYYVGLERESILHPQTLLAYEMNGKAISTEHGAPLRLIIPVKYGIKNLKRIGMMSFSDSRPKDYWAEQGYDYYSGL; this is encoded by the coding sequence ATGAAAACAAATCATAAAAAAACGGCTAAAATTCCTTTAACCGTTGATCAAAAAATCAAGAGGCGTACTTTTATTTCATTCGGTACTTTTTTAGCGCTCGGAAGTGGTGCGTTTGTAGGCTGGAAATGGCTTTTAAATGCTCCTGAAGAAACAGCTGGTATTACAGCAGTCGCAAGAGCCCCTTTACGCAGGGCTTTAAACAAAACAGAACTCTTTTTCCGCAATTTTTTCAGCAACAAACACCTGGTTAAAACTTATCCGGTAGAGCGGGCGGCTAAAAGCCCAAGAATAAACAGTTTGATCGGTATCGAAGATGATGAAGACTTCGATATTGCCGCATGGAAACTTCAGGTTAAACTTAACAATCAGAAAAACAGATATATTACCATAGAAGAGATAAAAGCCTTACCCAAAACAGAAATTGTGTACGATTTTAAGTGTGTGGAAGGTTGGGACGAGATCCAACATTGGGCTGGCGTAAAATTGAGCGATTTTTTAACGCACTTTCAACTCGAAAACGAAGCAGAAAAACAATATATGGGCTTAGAAACCCCAAATGGCGCCTATTATGTGGGTTTAGAAAGAGAAAGCATCCTCCATCCCCAAACGCTTTTGGCTTATGAAATGAATGGTAAAGCCATCAGTACCGAACATGGCGCGCCTTTAAGGTTAATTATACCTGTTAAATATGGCATCAAAAACTTAAAACGGATCGGAATGATGTCTTTTAGTGATAGCAGGCCAAAAGATTACTGGGCCGAGCAGGGTTACGATTATTATTCGGGATTATAG
- a CDS encoding twin-arginine translocase TatA/TatE family subunit gives MLNTTIAALLGGPELIILGVAVLLLFGGKKIPELMKGLGKGIKEFKAGQEEDKPEVPKQA, from the coding sequence ATGTTAAATACAACCATCGCCGCTCTATTGGGAGGCCCCGAACTGATTATTCTTGGAGTTGCTGTTTTATTATTATTCGGCGGCAAAAAAATCCCCGAATTAATGAAAGGCCTTGGTAAAGGAATAAAAGAATTTAAAGCCGGGCAGGAAGAAGATAAACCCGAAGTTCCGAAACAGGCTTAA
- a CDS encoding nucleotidyl transferase AbiEii/AbiGii toxin family protein has translation MAANFLHNHKNFPDLLRILEDEMGIQAGLIEKDYWIMHVLYGLKNQDFQFELKGGTSLSKGFKIIERFSEDIDIHIKPPAKFNINENPKNNKPKNTEAKKNFYDWLAKEIAINGVISVERDSAFDNATTYNSAGIRLNYKSFNPLISGIKEGILLETGFDTVTPNTNITISSWAYDKAIENKIEIIDNRAKDISCYNPGYTFVEKLQTIATKFRKEKETGDTGVNFMRQYYDLYSLLDNNSVQEFIGTDEYYTHKKNRFPSVDFDIPIYENEAFLLKNDKIRKSFIQRYKNTASLYYNRQPDFEELLDRIKNYIDRL, from the coding sequence ATGGCGGCCAACTTCCTGCACAATCATAAAAACTTCCCTGATTTATTGCGGATCCTTGAAGATGAAATGGGTATTCAGGCGGGGTTGATTGAGAAGGATTATTGGATTATGCATGTACTTTACGGCTTGAAAAATCAAGATTTTCAATTTGAACTTAAAGGTGGCACGTCTCTTTCAAAAGGTTTTAAAATCATCGAACGTTTTTCAGAAGATATCGATATCCACATAAAACCTCCTGCAAAATTTAACATCAATGAAAACCCGAAAAATAACAAACCGAAAAACACAGAGGCAAAAAAGAATTTTTATGATTGGTTAGCAAAGGAAATAGCTATAAATGGCGTTATTTCTGTTGAACGCGACTCTGCATTCGACAATGCGACAACTTATAACAGTGCGGGCATAAGATTAAATTACAAAAGTTTTAATCCATTAATTTCCGGTATAAAGGAAGGTATACTACTCGAAACAGGCTTCGATACCGTTACTCCCAATACCAATATCACCATTTCTTCTTGGGCCTACGATAAAGCAATAGAAAATAAAATTGAGATTATAGACAACCGTGCGAAGGATATTTCGTGCTACAATCCCGGTTATACTTTTGTGGAGAAATTACAAACTATTGCTACCAAATTCCGCAAAGAAAAGGAGACTGGAGATACAGGAGTAAACTTTATGCGACAATATTACGATTTATATTCACTTTTGGATAATAATAGCGTACAGGAATTTATTGGTACAGATGAATATTATACTCATAAAAAGAACCGTTTCCCATCCGTAGATTTTGACATTCCTATCTATGAAAATGAGGCATTTTTGCTTAAAAATGATAAAATCCGGAAAAGCTTTATCCAACGTTACAAAAACACTGCGTCATTATATTACAATCGCCAACCCGATTTCGAAGAACTATTAGATCGGATTAAAAATTACATCGATCGATTATAG
- a CDS encoding XdhC family protein, with amino-acid sequence MKEITDIVKAYQKATKEKKKTALATVVKVEGSSYRRPGARMLITEDGQLTGAISGGCLEGDALRKALSAIVQQENKLITYDTTDEDDAKFGVQLGCNGVIHILFEPIIEEDPLNPIAILTTLQAKREDAVLATLFNLDGKQQLGTSMLFKKDAILSKILKEIEDDIINDAREVFTNKTTTFKVYPCGDQEVGVFLELIHPPISLIVAGAGNDAQPLAEMAYLLGWEVTVIDGRTTHATPQRFANATKVLVSKPENVLAQIQIDEQTAFVLMTHNYNYDLELLKYLLDTNAPYIGTLGPKKKLLRMLDELNLATPANETRVHGPIGLDIGAETAEEIAISILAEIKSVFTGASAMFLKEKKRPIHVYELKNN; translated from the coding sequence ATGAAAGAAATTACCGATATCGTAAAGGCATATCAAAAGGCAACGAAGGAAAAGAAAAAAACAGCCCTTGCAACGGTAGTTAAGGTAGAGGGTTCTTCCTACCGCAGGCCTGGTGCCAGGATGCTGATAACTGAAGATGGCCAGTTAACAGGTGCAATCAGTGGTGGTTGTTTAGAGGGGGATGCATTGCGCAAAGCACTTTCGGCCATTGTACAGCAAGAAAACAAACTGATTACTTACGATACCACCGACGAAGATGATGCTAAATTTGGTGTTCAGTTAGGCTGCAACGGCGTTATACATATCCTTTTCGAACCCATTATAGAAGAAGATCCATTAAACCCCATTGCCATTTTAACAACATTACAAGCTAAAAGGGAAGATGCCGTGCTGGCAACACTTTTTAACTTGGACGGAAAGCAACAATTAGGCACCAGCATGTTGTTTAAAAAAGATGCGATTCTATCCAAAATATTAAAAGAAATTGAAGATGACATCATAAATGACGCCAGAGAAGTTTTCACCAATAAAACAACAACATTTAAAGTTTATCCTTGCGGCGATCAGGAGGTAGGTGTTTTTCTGGAACTTATCCACCCTCCTATTTCGTTAATCGTTGCCGGCGCCGGAAATGATGCCCAACCCCTGGCCGAAATGGCTTACCTTTTGGGCTGGGAAGTAACGGTGATAGATGGAAGAACTACGCACGCTACACCTCAACGTTTTGCAAACGCAACCAAGGTTTTGGTGAGCAAACCCGAAAATGTATTAGCTCAAATTCAAATAGATGAGCAAACGGCTTTTGTTCTGATGACCCATAATTACAATTACGACCTCGAACTACTTAAATATCTATTGGACACAAACGCTCCATATATCGGTACACTAGGACCAAAGAAAAAACTGCTCAGGATGTTAGATGAACTGAATTTGGCAACGCCGGCAAATGAAACACGAGTGCATGGCCCTATCGGTTTAGATATTGGTGCAGAAACTGCAGAAGAAATCGCGATTTCTATCCTTGCAGAGATTAAATCTGTTTTTACAGGTGCTTCAGCCATGTTTTTAAAAGAGAAAAAAAGGCCGATCCATGTTTACGAATTAAAAAACAATTAA
- a CDS encoding NTP transferase domain-containing protein, which translates to MAAGSSSRLGRSKQLLDYKGKTLLQNVINEALEKNCQSVIVVLGANAEEIASKHQNDQVNLVINESWENGIASSIVAGLLTMVKNNSEIESIIIAVADQVFIKMNNFNNLIEKQKETGKNIIASTYAETIGTPVLFKKDYFEALLSLTGEEGAKKILKQYSQDVETVVFEHGEIDIDTETDYNNLISQQ; encoded by the coding sequence TTGGCAGCAGGTAGTTCTTCACGTTTGGGAAGATCAAAACAGCTTTTGGATTATAAAGGAAAAACACTCTTGCAAAATGTAATAAATGAAGCTTTAGAAAAAAATTGCCAGTCTGTTATTGTTGTTTTAGGTGCAAACGCTGAAGAAATAGCCAGCAAGCATCAGAATGATCAGGTTAATTTAGTGATTAATGAAAGTTGGGAAAATGGAATCGCATCAAGTATTGTAGCCGGACTTTTAACTATGGTCAAAAATAATAGTGAAATTGAAAGTATCATTATTGCTGTGGCCGACCAGGTTTTTATAAAAATGAATAACTTTAATAACTTAATCGAAAAGCAGAAAGAAACAGGTAAAAATATCATTGCCAGTACATACGCTGAAACGATAGGAACCCCTGTCCTCTTCAAAAAAGATTACTTTGAAGCGCTTTTATCGCTCACAGGAGAAGAAGGAGCAAAAAAGATACTCAAACAATATTCTCAGGATGTAGAAACAGTTGTTTTTGAACATGGAGAAATTGATATTGATACAGAAACAGATTATAACAATTTAATTAGCCAGCAATGA